In a genomic window of Nodosilinea sp. E11:
- a CDS encoding response regulator — protein MVLGSSLGLDGLAALKSQWPMAKAVIVLEPSQTLAIDAWLSWGGDACLPSTQFSEMDLVYTIDWLLAQAIVHDRLSDPPLEPVFADREARRAIALAPGHPPYRILIVDDDWKRRVLLQTLLAPLGFELQVATSGQEAILAWASWQPHLILMEMAMAEMDGAETVRHLRTIEQRQLQPETPAELFVPAKIIALAERIEGGYRALLQAGFDDAVARPLRSDSLLQKIADYLAVEYIYAPGHV, from the coding sequence ATGGTACTGGGTAGCAGCCTAGGGCTCGACGGCCTAGCGGCTCTAAAATCTCAGTGGCCAATGGCTAAAGCGGTTATCGTTCTGGAGCCTAGTCAAACCTTAGCGATCGATGCCTGGCTCAGTTGGGGGGGCGATGCCTGTTTACCCAGTACCCAGTTCTCTGAGATGGACCTTGTTTACACCATCGATTGGCTGCTTGCTCAAGCTATTGTTCACGATAGGCTGAGCGATCCTCCGTTAGAGCCTGTTTTTGCAGATCGAGAGGCGCGACGGGCGATCGCGCTAGCCCCTGGTCACCCCCCCTACCGAATTTTGATCGTAGATGATGACTGGAAAAGGCGTGTGCTGCTTCAGACTCTGCTGGCACCGCTCGGGTTTGAGCTTCAGGTAGCCACGAGCGGGCAAGAGGCTATTCTGGCTTGGGCCAGTTGGCAGCCCCATTTAATCTTGATGGAGATGGCCATGGCCGAGATGGATGGGGCTGAAACTGTGCGGCACTTGCGCACCATTGAACAGCGTCAGCTACAGCCCGAGACTCCGGCAGAGTTGTTTGTGCCCGCAAAAATCATTGCCCTAGCGGAGAGAATAGAGGGGGGATACCGGGCTCTCCTTCAGGCCGGCTTTGACGACGCGGTGGCTAGGCCCCTGCGGTCTGATAGCCTGCTGCAAAAGATAGCTGACTATCTGGCTGTAGAGTATATCTATGCCCCTGGTCATGTTTAG
- a CDS encoding diguanylate cyclase: MITEPKEILVVDDTPNNLRLLLLALSAAGYLVRCAKSAALALNRLQETLPDLVLLDIRMPQMNGYELCQRLKGDARTRDIPVIFLSVSDDTRDKVRAFNLGGVDYIAKPYQIDEVLARVRYQLQVQRQQQQLQVENDRLRHENCEQQRSLIHIEQSYQLLSQVLNSLAEGVAAFKTTRNQQGDIEDFQWLMGNAALADWVGRSPVELAGVTLSEILADNPHSDDVFNLFVQVVEQHESLQCELLCQPNGEIPLWFELMASRLGDGLVARLSNMTQYKQVVAQMQATIRELQILTTQDGLTQVSNRRAFDQYLQMEWQRLARMQQPLSLIMGDIDRFKRFNDLCGHAIGDECLRRVAEVIAAVVKRPADMVARYGGEEFAIVLPHTTRQGAAQVAEQIQRAIASLRLGVPQPECERVSLSLGVASQIPLPTGTADQLLAEADSALYQAKAQGGNQICLSSSNAI, encoded by the coding sequence ATGATCACGGAGCCAAAGGAAATCTTAGTCGTCGACGATACCCCCAATAATTTGCGGCTGCTGCTGCTGGCTTTGTCGGCAGCCGGATATTTGGTACGTTGTGCTAAAAGTGCAGCCCTGGCCCTTAATCGGCTACAGGAAACCCTCCCCGATTTGGTGCTGCTAGATATTCGTATGCCCCAGATGAATGGCTACGAACTTTGCCAAAGGCTTAAGGGCGACGCCAGAACCCGCGACATTCCTGTTATCTTCCTCAGCGTGTCCGACGACACCCGCGATAAGGTGCGGGCCTTCAACCTAGGGGGCGTCGACTACATTGCCAAACCCTACCAAATTGATGAAGTGCTGGCTCGCGTGCGTTATCAGCTTCAGGTGCAGCGGCAGCAGCAACAGCTTCAGGTCGAAAACGATCGCCTTCGCCATGAGAATTGTGAACAACAGCGATCGCTAATCCATATAGAGCAGTCATACCAACTGCTCAGTCAGGTACTCAATTCTCTAGCCGAGGGTGTGGCCGCCTTTAAAACCACCCGTAACCAGCAAGGAGACATTGAAGATTTTCAGTGGTTGATGGGCAATGCTGCCCTGGCCGACTGGGTGGGGCGATCGCCCGTTGAGTTGGCGGGTGTCACCCTTTCTGAGATCCTGGCTGACAACCCCCACAGTGACGATGTGTTTAATCTATTTGTTCAAGTGGTAGAACAGCATGAGTCGTTACAGTGCGAACTACTCTGTCAACCCAACGGCGAGATTCCGTTGTGGTTTGAGCTGATGGCCAGTCGCTTGGGCGATGGTCTAGTTGCCCGGCTTAGCAACATGACTCAGTACAAACAGGTGGTCGCCCAAATGCAGGCCACGATCAGAGAGCTTCAAATCTTAACCACCCAGGATGGACTAACCCAGGTGTCTAATCGGCGAGCCTTTGACCAGTATCTTCAGATGGAGTGGCAGCGGCTAGCCCGAATGCAGCAGCCCCTATCGCTAATCATGGGCGATATTGATCGGTTTAAGCGATTTAACGATCTCTGTGGCCATGCCATTGGCGACGAATGTCTGCGGCGGGTAGCCGAGGTCATAGCCGCTGTCGTCAAGCGCCCCGCCGACATGGTCGCTCGCTACGGGGGCGAAGAGTTCGCCATTGTGCTGCCCCATACGACTAGGCAGGGTGCGGCTCAAGTTGCTGAGCAGATCCAGAGGGCGATCGCCAGCCTTCGGTTAGGGGTTCCGCAGCCAGAGTGTGAGCGGGTGAGCCTGAGTTTGGGAGTGGCAAGCCAAATTCCCCTGCCGACAGGCACGGCAGATCAGTTATTGGCAGAGGCCGATAGCGCGCTTTACCAGGCTAAAGCCCAGGGGGGCAACCAAATTTGTCTCAGTAGTTCAAACGCTATTTAG
- a CDS encoding EAL domain-containing protein, producing MALFPPAQPANNTTLATRDLIHPTHDSSLRICHELRTPLTSIQGALKLLGGQHFGALSDDGQRLLAIAINNTDRLVRLADALEVTPTPLLTVLSDSKIELLQLENDLHKAVEQEELFLLYQPIVSLETNQIIGFEALARWQHSTRGVISPEIFIPLAEKTGLIYAMGFSLLKQACHQLRRWQTEFPSISPLSISVNLSALQLLQPGLPEQIDQILKQTHISPISLKLEITESALIENKRLALETLVQLQQIGIQLYIDDFGTGYSSLGRLQELPFDTLKLDRSFIHSKNWAMSEAILILAQRLNLDVIVEGVETLEDFLCLKKLGCKKMQGYFFSRPMDEITISSMLMGQMLENRSSVAGNSMPACDYHQNPKADTVPRA from the coding sequence ATGGCTCTTTTTCCTCCAGCTCAGCCCGCTAACAATACGACCTTAGCCACTCGCGACTTAATCCATCCCACCCACGATTCGTCCCTACGCATCTGCCACGAACTGAGAACCCCACTGACATCGATACAAGGGGCGCTAAAACTTTTGGGAGGTCAGCATTTTGGAGCACTATCCGATGATGGGCAGCGGCTGCTGGCCATTGCGATCAACAACACCGATCGACTAGTCCGCCTAGCCGATGCCCTAGAGGTGACGCCTACCCCTCTGTTGACGGTGCTTTCTGATTCAAAAATCGAGCTGCTACAGCTCGAAAATGACCTACACAAAGCAGTAGAGCAAGAAGAACTATTTTTGCTCTACCAACCCATTGTTTCACTTGAAACCAATCAAATTATTGGCTTTGAGGCCTTAGCTCGATGGCAGCACAGCACCCGGGGTGTCATTTCGCCAGAAATTTTTATTCCATTGGCAGAGAAAACTGGCTTAATCTATGCCATGGGATTCTCTTTACTAAAGCAAGCCTGTCATCAGTTACGGCGATGGCAAACAGAATTCCCCTCTATTTCTCCCCTTAGTATCAGTGTCAATCTTTCCGCTTTACAGTTATTACAGCCTGGACTCCCGGAGCAAATCGATCAGATTCTTAAGCAAACTCATATCTCTCCCATTAGTCTAAAGCTAGAGATCACTGAAAGCGCTCTGATTGAAAATAAACGTTTAGCACTAGAGACTCTAGTACAGTTACAGCAGATTGGCATACAGCTTTATATTGATGACTTTGGTACTGGCTACTCGTCCTTAGGTCGCCTACAAGAGCTTCCCTTCGACACCCTAAAGCTCGATCGATCCTTTATTCATAGCAAAAATTGGGCCATGAGTGAAGCTATTTTGATACTTGCCCAAAGACTAAATTTAGATGTCATAGTTGAAGGAGTAGAGACTTTAGAAGATTTTCTTTGCCTCAAAAAGCTGGGCTGCAAAAAAATGCAGGGATATTTTTTCTCTAGGCCTATGGATGAGATCACGATCTCGTCTATGCTGATGGGACAGATGTTAGAAAACAGATCTAGCGTTGCCGGCAACTCTATGCCGGCCTGCGATTACCACCAAAATCCCAAAGCCGATACAGTCCCTAGAGCCTAG
- a CDS encoding EAL domain-containing protein: MKSTQKNDLCPLTQSTLTALTLTIKDGNDEITVTLGKNYYSIGRDSDKDIRLSSPGVSRSHASLVLLDGSYYIVDGDPEFGPSKNGILVNGKIVKKKKLNVGDVITFCRGVCAEITTHDVDTADQENSGQYAFQSKASISNSAPISCGSQPKIGFFSGFPDLIISLDPDGHILGFQNATDPELPQLSSRHLGQSVAECFSINFAINLFKHIRQLENSQVAKEFESSLPVGNQFLFCEARIYSSLNHQKVVIIRNINERKKLEKKILMEAAHDSLTGLPSRNLFMEKVAISVSLKKRKKSYNFAVMFIDLDRFKIINDSLGHLAGDQLLVDVAIRLKDCLRPQDTVARLGGDEFAILLHDIQTVDDAVEVAERIQVKLSLPLTLENREIFPSASIGIAFSKTVYNNVEEIIKDADIAMYRSKASGRSQYTVFEHADNDKMLGFLQLDSALKRAIERQEFVLHYQPIFELKTQKMIGLEALIRWLHPQKGLLEPHHFFGQAEETGLTDAIGKWTLQQSLKQLREWESKLAHSFPLFLSINISKRQFSAPDFLDTIYHVMGKYQFGAHRLKLEIAESTIMANIQSSIAILKELEKIGIKIFIDDFGTGYSSLSYLHDLPIDALKIDKSFINGMDNDATSTGFTIIQSIIGLAHNLGVEVIAEGIECTRHVAWLRSFNCDYGQGFYFGKPVSSQEITPLIKAEAKDWCISHTN, from the coding sequence ATGAAATCTACCCAGAAAAATGATCTTTGTCCGTTAACCCAGTCAACTCTAACGGCTCTAACACTTACCATTAAAGATGGTAACGATGAGATCACAGTGACCCTGGGAAAAAACTATTACTCAATTGGGCGCGACTCAGACAAAGATATCCGGTTGTCTTCCCCAGGTGTGTCTCGTTCCCATGCCAGCTTAGTTTTGCTAGATGGTAGCTACTACATTGTAGATGGCGATCCAGAATTTGGCCCTAGCAAAAACGGCATTTTGGTCAACGGCAAGATTGTTAAAAAGAAAAAACTTAACGTCGGTGACGTAATTACATTTTGTCGTGGAGTTTGCGCCGAAATAACAACTCATGATGTTGATACAGCTGATCAAGAAAATAGTGGTCAATACGCTTTTCAAAGCAAAGCTTCTATCTCAAATTCGGCCCCAATAAGCTGTGGATCACAGCCTAAGATTGGCTTTTTTTCTGGCTTTCCCGATCTCATCATTAGTCTTGATCCAGACGGCCACATACTAGGATTTCAAAATGCCACCGATCCTGAGCTACCACAGCTATCCTCTCGCCATCTTGGGCAATCTGTGGCCGAGTGTTTTTCAATCAATTTTGCCATTAATTTGTTTAAACACATTCGCCAATTAGAAAATTCGCAGGTTGCCAAAGAATTTGAATCCTCCTTACCTGTAGGTAATCAGTTTTTGTTTTGCGAAGCTAGAATTTACTCTAGCCTTAATCACCAAAAAGTTGTAATCATTCGAAATATAAACGAGCGGAAAAAACTAGAGAAAAAAATCCTGATGGAGGCTGCTCACGACAGTCTTACCGGGCTTCCCAGTCGTAATCTTTTCATGGAAAAAGTTGCGATTTCTGTGTCGTTAAAGAAGCGAAAGAAAAGCTATAATTTCGCCGTAATGTTTATTGATCTAGATCGCTTCAAAATAATTAACGATAGCCTTGGTCATCTGGCTGGAGATCAGCTGCTGGTTGATGTTGCCATCAGGCTCAAAGACTGCCTTCGACCTCAGGATACTGTGGCGCGGCTAGGGGGCGACGAATTTGCTATTTTGCTACACGACATCCAAACCGTTGATGATGCGGTTGAAGTAGCAGAAAGAATTCAAGTAAAGCTCTCTCTACCGCTCACGCTAGAAAATAGAGAAATTTTTCCCAGCGCCAGCATTGGCATAGCTTTTAGCAAGACAGTTTATAATAATGTCGAAGAAATTATTAAAGATGCCGATATTGCGATGTATCGATCAAAAGCTTCTGGTCGATCTCAATACACTGTTTTCGAACATGCAGATAATGATAAGATGCTGGGGTTTTTACAGCTCGACAGTGCTCTTAAGCGAGCTATTGAGCGCCAAGAATTTGTGCTTCACTATCAACCCATATTCGAGCTCAAAACTCAGAAAATGATTGGGCTAGAAGCTTTAATCCGATGGCTTCATCCTCAAAAAGGGCTACTTGAGCCTCATCATTTTTTTGGGCAAGCTGAAGAAACCGGGCTAACGGATGCGATCGGCAAATGGACTTTACAGCAATCTCTCAAGCAGCTTAGAGAGTGGGAAAGCAAACTTGCCCATAGTTTCCCCCTATTTTTGAGTATCAATATTTCCAAGCGCCAATTTTCTGCTCCTGATTTTCTAGATACTATTTACCACGTAATGGGTAAATACCAATTTGGTGCCCACAGACTAAAGCTAGAAATAGCCGAATCTACTATCATGGCCAACATTCAATCCTCGATCGCTATCCTCAAGGAGCTAGAAAAAATAGGCATTAAGATTTTCATTGATGACTTTGGCACTGGCTATTCATCTCTTAGCTATTTACATGATTTACCCATTGATGCTCTCAAAATCGATAAATCATTCATAAATGGCATGGATAATGATGCAACCAGCACAGGATTTACGATTATTCAGTCCATCATTGGGCTAGCCCACAACCTAGGAGTTGAAGTGATCGCAGAAGGAATAGAGTGCACCCGCCATGTAGCCTGGCTAAGATCATTCAACTGTGACTATGGGCAAGGATTTTACTTTGGAAAACCTGTTTCATCCCAAGAGATTACACCACTTATCAAGGCTGAAGCCAAGGATTGGTGCATCTCACACACTAACTAG